One Lentimicrobiaceae bacterium genomic window, CCTTCCTTCCGCTCTCGACAATCGTCCTTTAAAATTCGATGAATTCTGGAATCAAATCAATCAAACCATATTCGTAAGCGCTACACCTGCCGATTATGAGCTTCAGCAAAGCGAAGGTGTTATAGTTGAACAACTAATACGTCCTACCGGGCTGCCCGATCCGCAGATTGAAGTAAAATCCAGTATAAACCAAATTGATGACCTCCTTTATGAAATAGAAAAAGTTATCAGCCGAAACGAACGCATTTTGGTAACGACCTTAACAAAACGGATGGCAGAAGAACTTACGAAATATTTATCGGGGCTTAATATCCGTTGCCGGTACATACATTCCGATGTTGAAACACTCGAAAGGGTAGAAATTATCCACAACCTCCGGCTCGGTATTTTCGATGTACTTGTAGGCGTTAACCTTCTCCGCGAAGGACTTGACTTGCCCGAAGTTTCGCTGGTTGCTATTTTAGATGCGGATAAAGAAGGCTTCCTCAGGTCAGAAAGGTCGCTAACCCAAACTGCTGGTCGTGCAGCACGTAACATTAACAGTAAAGTAATCATGTATGCAAATACTATCACCAATTCCATGCAACGTACAATTGATGAAACACGCAGAAGAAGAGAAAAACAACTACAGTTTAATGCGGAAAATAATATTACCCCTACGCAAATTGTCAAATCCACACAATCTGTGCTGGCTCAAACCAACGAAATGGCAAAAACAAAAATTCCAAAAGCCTATGTGGAAAATGAAAATCTTAGTGTTGCTGCCGATCCCGTAATACACTACTTATCAACAGACCAATTAAAAAAAGCCATAATAAAATCCCGGATACAAATGGAAAAAGCAGTAAAAGATCTAGACTTTATTGAAGCCGCCCACTACAGGGATGAAATGTTCGAGTTGCAAAAAATGCTGGAAAGTAAAAAATTTTGAATTAGTAATGTATTATTATACATTTGCAAACATTAAGACTGATATTGTGTGTCTTTATAGCTAATCATTAAGCATGGAAAAATGAAAAAGAAAATTTTAGTAATTGACGACGAAAAGAGCATCCGTTTGTTGTTAGAAAATTTTTTGAATAAGGATTATGAAGTAATTAGTAAATCAGACGGTTTAGAAGCCCTAAGTTGGATGCAGGAAGGAAACCTTCCCGATTTAATTGTTGCCGATATCCAGATGCCAAACCTTGATGGATATGAATTCATAGAAAATGTGAGATCAAGTGGATATTTTAAGAATATACCCCTCATTATGCTTTCGGGTATCGAAAGCAGTGTGGAAAAAGTAAAATGCTTGAAATTAGGTGCTAACGATTATATGATAAAGCCTTTCAACCCGGAAGAACTTGCTATTCGCATTGAATTATTGCTATCACGCAAATAAATTATTATTTAACCATTCTTTATGGAACAGCCACTAAAAGAAGAACTTAAAATATTATATATTGGAGGTGATGTAAGTATAATCAATCAATTTGAAAATACAACAGAGGTAAAATTGTTTAATCGTGAAAATAGTTTATCCGCTTTGCGCTGGCTCGACGAAAACAAAGTTCTGGATGCAATACTCTGCGATATGTACATCCCCGGTATGAGTGGCATTGACATCTTTAAATTCCTTAAATCTAAAAATATTCATACTAAAACCCCTTTTATATTAATTTCTCACACATACGACCCCAAAATTCAGGATGAAGCATATTCGCTCCACATTGATGATTGTTATTTCACCCCACTCAACGAAAAAGATATTCTGTCCAGAATAAAATTTCTTAAAAAATACATTTCCATCCGTGCGACCCTACAACATACACCAACTACTTCCCATGAATACAGAATTCCCTTTTTAAAAAGGAGTTTCGATATTTTTATTGCCGGCACAGCCCTTTTGATACTTTCCCCCATATTGTTAATCATAGCCCTCGCCATAAGGATAGAATCAAAAGGCAGAGTGTATTATATTTCGAAAAGAGTAGGTACCGGATATAAAGTCTTCGATTTTTATAAATTTCGTTCGATGTATGTAGGTGCCGATTCCCGTTTAAGCGAACTTAAACATTTAAACCAATACGAAGCAGAAATTGAAGAAAAAAACAATGCGATTGATGAGCTTTGTCCTGAATGTGAACGACTGGGGCATTATTGTTCCCCCACTCTTTTCATTGAAGGAAAAGAAATCTGCGAAAACTATTATTTGAAAATTAAAAAAGAAAAATCAAAATCTGCTTTCATTAAAATAAAAGACGACCCCCGTATTACTAAAATCGGGAAATTTATCAGGAACTCCAGTATTGATGAACTCCCTCAATTAATCAATGTGTTAAAAGGAGACATGTCAATAGTAGGGAACCGCCCTCTTCCTTTGTACGAAGCAGAATTACTTACATCCGACCAGTGGGGCGAACGTTTCCTGGGGCCTGCCGGGATTACAGGACTTTGGCAAGTGAATAAAAGAGGTAAAGGTACCATGTTAGAAGAAGAAAGAAAACAGCTTGATAATCAATATGCAAGTAATAACTCTTTTTGGGGCGACTTGAAAATCATTTTAATGACTATACCGGCACTTTTTCAAAAAGAAAATGTGTGATTGTACACTTTTAAAGATATTAAATTATAAAATATTGAAATTCTGAATTTAAGATAATCTTGTTAAAAAAAAGTTAATAATTTTAGTAAAATGCTAACCCTCACAAATATAATGCTAAGTAAATTTAGTGTTAATTTTAAAATAGTTTTGGAAACTAAAAATGCAGGAAATTTAAAATAAATAATGTATTTTCAAATCACTTTGTATGGTGAATATTAGGCTTTTATATATATATTTTCTGTTGGGTTGGTGTTGTCTTTCCGTTTCGGCACAAGAACAAAAAATTGATAGTACGCAAATTTTTAATCCCCTAACAGACGATATTACCGAAAAGCTCCCTCCTCTGGAAGCTCTTATTGATTCTGCAATTAAACATTCTCCTAAAATTCAAAATGAAGAATTTAACATTGCTTATCGCCAAAGTGAAGTTACTACTGCAAAACGGGATTGGACCCACTATATTAATCTAGGGTTAGATGTAAATAACGGAACATGGTGGTTCGACGACAAAGATGAACTTACACGACTTAACAGGTATTACCTTACAACCTCCAACCGTGCGCAATACGAAGTGGCAGTGTCCATGCGCTTACCCATTTTCTATATTATCGACCGACGCAATGAAATTAACAAACGAAAATCTCAGGTTGAACAAGCAGTTAGTTCAAGAAACGAACAGGAAAGGTCAATACGAACTATAGTAATTGAACATTACATGAATATGGTAGGGCAACAAAACGCTCTTCGTGTAAGCAACGATTACCAACAATATACGGCGTTACAAATGAAAATGGCTGAAAATGAATTTCTTAATGGCGAAATTGCAATTGTGGAATTATCTCGTCAAAAAGAAATTCAAACGCGAGGCGCTTTAGAATATGAACAAATTAAAGCACAATTTAAAAAATCTTATCTTTTGCTTCAAGAAACTGTGGGTATCGAATTTAATTTAATTTTTAATTTGAAGTAAATGGACATTCTACAATTTTTACGATTGTTTAAACGACACTTGCCTTTGCTAATAATAATCCCTATCTTATTAGCTGTTGTAGTATTTTATTTTACTCGTAACCAAGCAAAAGCATATCAATCTGAAACTGTGGTTTATACAGGTATAGGATCAGGCTACTCTATTGAAACAACTGCCCGTACCAATCTTGACTATTTCGCCACCAATATGCAATTCGACAATCTTATTAATCTTATTTATTCACGCCAAACTATAGAACAGACTTCACTCCGATTGCTTGCCCAACACCTTTTACTTGAAAAACCCGATGCCCGATATATTTCCCAAGACCATTTTAAAGAGTTACAACGTATTGTTCCCAAAAATGTAAAAAATTTAGTAGTTAAATTTGATAAAACTGGGGCAGAACGAGAAAAAATTCAACAAATTAAAGAACTTGAGAAGCAACTGAATGATCTTCAGGGGCAAATACAATCCCGGCAACAGAATTTAAACAATATGCAGGGAAATGCTACTGCTACCACTCCAACAACATCACCCTTACAATCCCATTCTACTACTTCTCAAAATATCAATTTATCTACCCAAACTACCACCACCCCTGACCCCAATGAATACCACGTAGTGGAACCCGGCGAATCTTTGCAATCAATTGCCAGCAGATACAATATCTCCATAGGGGAACTCCGCGATATTAACAACCTTACCTCTGCTAATGTCAAAACCGGACAAACCCTTATTATAAAGAAAAAATCACCTAACAGATTTATTTACCATGTTGTACAACCTGGTGAGAATTTACTTACCATTGCTCAAAAATACGACATTACCGTTTCGGAACTTACAAGTTTTAACAACTTGCAAAATAGTTCAGTTGTAGTAGGGCAAACCCTTGTAATCAATAGACCTAACAATAAGGACACACAAAATAATTTAGTGTCCAACGATACATCCAATTTTTATCAAGCGAATAATTCGCTTATGGATACAACACAACTCAATTCATGGGAATCCGCTGATTTGGCAGAAGAAACTCCTTCTTCCACCACTACTTACAAATTGTATGTTTCGGAATATTCGCCATATGTAACAGGAAAAGACCCGATTATCCCTCCAGGAATCAGTCTTTCTGACTACGAAAAAACTGTAAACAATCTCACTGCTTATTATGCAAGCAGTGACTCCAATTTTGTTTACGAATTACTTAACTATACACATCAGCAT contains:
- a CDS encoding TolC family protein, encoding MVNIRLLYIYFLLGWCCLSVSAQEQKIDSTQIFNPLTDDITEKLPPLEALIDSAIKHSPKIQNEEFNIAYRQSEVTTAKRDWTHYINLGLDVNNGTWWFDDKDELTRLNRYYLTTSNRAQYEVAVSMRLPIFYIIDRRNEINKRKSQVEQAVSSRNEQERSIRTIVIEHYMNMVGQQNALRVSNDYQQYTALQMKMAENEFLNGEIAIVELSRQKEIQTRGALEYEQIKAQFKKSYLLLQETVGIEFNLIFNLK
- a CDS encoding sugar transferase; translation: MEQPLKEELKILYIGGDVSIINQFENTTEVKLFNRENSLSALRWLDENKVLDAILCDMYIPGMSGIDIFKFLKSKNIHTKTPFILISHTYDPKIQDEAYSLHIDDCYFTPLNEKDILSRIKFLKKYISIRATLQHTPTTSHEYRIPFLKRSFDIFIAGTALLILSPILLIIALAIRIESKGRVYYISKRVGTGYKVFDFYKFRSMYVGADSRLSELKHLNQYEAEIEEKNNAIDELCPECERLGHYCSPTLFIEGKEICENYYLKIKKEKSKSAFIKIKDDPRITKIGKFIRNSSIDELPQLINVLKGDMSIVGNRPLPLYEAELLTSDQWGERFLGPAGITGLWQVNKRGKGTMLEEERKQLDNQYASNNSFWGDLKIILMTIPALFQKENV
- a CDS encoding UvrB/UvrC motif-containing protein → LPSALDNRPLKFDEFWNQINQTIFVSATPADYELQQSEGVIVEQLIRPTGLPDPQIEVKSSINQIDDLLYEIEKVISRNERILVTTLTKRMAEELTKYLSGLNIRCRYIHSDVETLERVEIIHNLRLGIFDVLVGVNLLREGLDLPEVSLVAILDADKEGFLRSERSLTQTAGRAARNINSKVIMYANTITNSMQRTIDETRRRREKQLQFNAENNITPTQIVKSTQSVLAQTNEMAKTKIPKAYVENENLSVAADPVIHYLSTDQLKKAIIKSRIQMEKAVKDLDFIEAAHYRDEMFELQKMLESKKF
- a CDS encoding response regulator transcription factor, yielding MKKKILVIDDEKSIRLLLENFLNKDYEVISKSDGLEALSWMQEGNLPDLIVADIQMPNLDGYEFIENVRSSGYFKNIPLIMLSGIESSVEKVKCLKLGANDYMIKPFNPEELAIRIELLLSRK